A window from Frischella perrara encodes these proteins:
- a CDS encoding MFS transporter: protein MEKVLSDTISTRKLLLIAGTGWLFDAMDVGLLSFILAALKIDWSLLPSELGLISSVNSIGMAVGAFVFGLYADKKGRKSAFIITLLLFSIASGLSAFAWGLGSLLVLRFFIGMGLGGELPVASTLVSESVAPNVRGRIVVLLESFWAVGWIFAALIAYFLIPISFIGWRGALIICALPALYTLYLRYSIPDSIKYSELTEVEKNESMYSKLATLWQKPYRKSTIMLWIVWFCVVFSYYGMFLWLPSVMMLKGFDLVQSFGYILIMTLAQLPGYFSVAWLIERVGRKWVLAIYLLGTLVSACLFGLSETANSLLLFGALLSFFNLGAWGAMYAYTPEQYISNIRATGVGLAAAIGRLGGIFGPLLVGYLVAANIDIAVIFMIFAIAIFIAILAILFLGKETKQQPIV from the coding sequence ATGGAAAAAGTTCTTTCTGATACAATTTCAACACGTAAATTATTACTTATTGCTGGTACGGGTTGGTTATTTGATGCAATGGATGTAGGTTTGCTATCGTTCATTCTAGCCGCATTAAAGATCGACTGGTCATTATTACCTAGTGAATTAGGATTGATAAGTAGTGTTAACTCCATTGGTATGGCAGTAGGTGCGTTTGTTTTCGGTTTATATGCTGACAAAAAAGGAAGGAAATCAGCTTTTATCATTACCTTACTTTTATTTAGTATTGCTAGTGGATTGAGTGCTTTTGCTTGGGGGCTTGGTAGTTTACTGGTGTTACGTTTTTTTATCGGTATGGGACTAGGTGGTGAATTACCTGTAGCTTCAACATTAGTGAGTGAAAGTGTTGCACCTAATGTACGTGGCAGAATTGTTGTTTTATTAGAAAGTTTTTGGGCTGTAGGTTGGATTTTTGCTGCACTTATCGCTTATTTTTTAATTCCTATTTCATTTATTGGGTGGCGAGGGGCATTAATCATTTGTGCCTTACCTGCGCTCTATACATTATATTTACGTTATTCTATTCCTGATTCAATTAAGTATTCTGAACTAACGGAAGTGGAAAAAAATGAATCAATGTATTCCAAGTTAGCTACGCTATGGCAAAAGCCATATCGTAAAAGCACAATAATGTTGTGGATAGTTTGGTTTTGTGTAGTATTTTCTTATTATGGCATGTTTTTATGGTTACCAAGCGTCATGATGCTAAAGGGATTTGATTTGGTTCAAAGTTTTGGTTATATCCTAATTATGACATTAGCACAATTGCCAGGTTATTTTTCTGTTGCATGGTTAATTGAACGTGTCGGACGGAAATGGGTGTTAGCAATTTATTTATTAGGTACACTTGTCAGTGCATGTTTATTCGGTTTGTCTGAAACAGCAAACAGTCTTTTATTATTTGGTGCATTATTGTCATTCTTTAATTTAGGCGCATGGGGGGCAATGTATGCCTATACTCCTGAACAATACATCAGTAATATTCGGGCTACCGGTGTTGGTTTAGCTGCTGCAATCGGACGTTTAGGGGGGATCTTTGGTCCTTTATTAGTCGGCTATTTAGTTGCTGCAAATATAGATATTGCAGTAATTTTTATGATTTTTGCAATAGCTATCTTTATCGCCATTTTAGCAATCTTGTTCTTGGGTAAAGAGACCAAGCAGCAACCGATAGTTTGA
- a CDS encoding DUF305 domain-containing protein has product MKKSILIICSALFVFTSYNAMANKEHIMKPMMNQTHSAMNDEYMKAMDKMHKPMMEGITAQDPDVAFVKGMIPHHQGAIDMAKIELKYGKDAKTRALAEEIIKSQEKEVALLKKWLENHKAK; this is encoded by the coding sequence TTGAAAAAATCGATCCTAATTATTTGTTCAGCTTTATTTGTTTTTACCTCTTACAATGCTATGGCTAATAAGGAGCATATTATGAAACCAATGATGAATCAAACTCACAGTGCTATGAATGATGAATACATGAAAGCGATGGATAAGATGCATAAACCAATGATGGAAGGTATAACTGCACAAGATCCTGACGTCGCATTTGTTAAAGGAATGATTCCACATCATCAAGGCGCTATTGATATGGCTAAAATTGAACTTAAGTATGGTAAAGATGCAAAAACTAGAGCGTTAGCTGAAGAGATTATTAAATCTCAGGAAAAAGAAGTTGCTTTGTTAAAAAAATGGCTTGAAAATCATAAAGCGAAATAA
- the alr gene encoding alanine racemase codes for MSIATIEVSLSALLHNVAYFKNICPTSQIMAIVKANAYSHGKKKIATVLDGYVDYFGVARLEEGIELRNIGIKSPILLLEGFFLRDDLSLLQQYALDTVIHCREQIDALAQLPKSTQISCWFKLDTGMHRLGFCTDQAQDYFKKLVQCQSVKRPINLISHFSCADDLNSDYTQKQLALFDAFIQSINDVNLLGKQTIAASGGILAWPASHRDIIRPGIALYGVSPFDYTQQGKATGRQLGLKPVMTFKSEIITIREHKKNEPVGYGLIWQSEKDTKLGVVAMGYGDGYPRDILPGTSVWLNGRLVPIVGRVAMDMILIDLGNDYPDQPGDEVIFWGNDTLPVEKIAAHSGMSAYELLTRLTERATLHYVD; via the coding sequence ATGTCAATTGCGACAATTGAAGTTAGTTTATCGGCCTTATTACATAACGTTGCTTATTTTAAGAATATTTGTCCAACTAGCCAAATTATGGCCATTGTTAAGGCTAACGCCTATTCTCATGGTAAAAAGAAAATTGCTACCGTCCTTGATGGATATGTGGATTACTTTGGTGTTGCACGATTGGAAGAGGGGATTGAACTGAGAAATATCGGTATTAAATCGCCAATTTTGCTTCTAGAAGGTTTCTTTTTGCGTGATGATCTCAGTTTATTGCAGCAATATGCTTTAGATACAGTAATCCATTGTCGAGAACAAATTGATGCATTGGCTCAGTTACCTAAATCAACGCAAATATCTTGTTGGTTTAAGCTTGATACGGGTATGCATCGCTTAGGATTTTGTACCGATCAGGCACAAGACTATTTTAAAAAACTGGTTCAATGTCAATCAGTGAAACGACCAATTAATCTTATCAGTCATTTTAGTTGTGCAGATGATTTAAATTCTGATTATACACAAAAGCAGCTAGCACTATTTGATGCGTTTATTCAGTCAATTAATGATGTTAATTTATTGGGAAAACAGACTATTGCGGCTTCAGGTGGTATTTTAGCTTGGCCTGCATCTCATCGCGATATCATTCGTCCCGGTATTGCTCTATATGGGGTATCGCCATTTGATTATACTCAGCAGGGTAAGGCAACGGGTCGTCAACTTGGTTTGAAACCTGTTATGACTTTTAAATCTGAAATTATAACCATTCGTGAGCATAAAAAAAATGAACCAGTGGGTTATGGGTTAATCTGGCAAAGTGAAAAGGATACAAAATTAGGTGTTGTGGCAATGGGCTATGGCGATGGTTATCCGCGAGATATTTTACCGGGAACATCTGTATGGTTAAATGGTCGTTTAGTACCGATAGTTGGTCGAGTTGCGATGGATATGATCTTAATTGATTTAGGTAATGATTATCCTGATCAGCCGGGTGATGAGGTGATCTTTTGGGGTAACGATACTTTACCCGTTGAGAAGATTGCTGCCCATTCAGGGATGAGTGCCTATGAACTACTCACTCGTCTTACTGAACGCGCCACCTTACATTATGTTGATTAA
- the mltG gene encoding endolytic transglycosylase MltG — MKLKTFTHCIVITVITLFIATMMGGWYVYHFFQQPIQFNSDNNLFTLKRGASITQLAIQLQEQSLVKDSYLLPYIIKIHPSLGNIKSGTYQLTPKMTLEQFLKLLNSGKEVQFKVKLVEGKTAKDWLASLQNSKYVDHQLIGLSDAEIAKKLDLDMPLEGWLYPDTYNYTAGSSDLAIVKRAYQKMQTVLQTTWEERDDNLPYKNAYELLIMASIIEKETGVDSERSKVASVFINRLNNRMMLQTDPTVIYGMGDNYNGRILTKDLRDKTNLYNTYVIVGLPPTPIAMPSKASLEAAAHPAQTEYFYFVADGDGGHTFSTTYANHKKAVDLYWKKMRNSTSTH, encoded by the coding sequence ATGAAATTGAAAACCTTTACACATTGTATAGTTATAACGGTTATTACTTTATTTATAGCTACCATGATGGGAGGATGGTATGTGTACCATTTCTTCCAACAACCGATTCAATTCAATTCGGACAATAATTTATTTACCCTTAAACGGGGGGCGTCCATAACTCAATTAGCCATTCAACTACAAGAACAATCCTTAGTGAAGGATTCCTATTTATTACCTTATATAATTAAGATTCACCCTTCTCTAGGAAATATTAAATCAGGCACCTATCAATTGACTCCTAAAATGACCCTAGAACAGTTCCTTAAGTTACTTAATAGTGGTAAGGAAGTGCAATTTAAAGTGAAATTAGTTGAAGGTAAAACCGCTAAAGACTGGTTAGCAAGTTTACAAAATTCGAAATATGTTGATCATCAATTAATTGGTCTTTCTGATGCTGAAATAGCTAAAAAACTAGATCTTGATATGCCACTAGAAGGATGGTTATATCCAGATACCTATAATTATACTGCGGGTTCATCCGATTTAGCGATAGTGAAACGGGCTTATCAAAAAATGCAAACAGTATTACAGACTACTTGGGAAGAACGAGATGATAATTTACCCTATAAAAACGCTTATGAATTATTAATCATGGCTTCTATTATTGAAAAAGAAACAGGGGTAGATTCGGAGCGTAGTAAGGTTGCGTCGGTATTCATAAATCGATTAAACAATCGTATGATGTTGCAAACTGATCCGACCGTTATTTATGGTATGGGCGATAATTATAATGGTCGAATATTAACCAAAGATCTCCGTGATAAGACCAATCTCTATAATACTTATGTTATAGTAGGTTTACCTCCGACTCCGATTGCTATGCCAAGTAAAGCATCACTTGAAGCTGCGGCACATCCAGCACAAACAGAATATTTTTACTTTGTCGCTGATGGTGATGGTGGTCATACATTTTCAACTACTTATGCTAATCACAAAAAAGCTGTAGATTTGTACTGGAAGAAAATGCGCAACAGCACCAGTACACATTAA